The genome window AGTCAGCCTCCTTTTGTATTATTCTAATTTGATCACCTTTAACGGTTACAGGGATAGGTACTGCAGCTTCAATAAGTTCTAAAACTACTTCCTCCCTGGATTCATCTATCCTGACCACCTTGGCCTTTTCTCCTTTGAATGGGCCAGATATAAGCTCTACAATGCTTCCTTTATTAATAGAAGCAATTATAGGTTCTGGTTTCAGGAATCGTTTTACTTCTTCAAAGGTTATGGCATTCTTTCCTTCCACAATACCCCTTAAATGAGGCACTTTTAAGGCAGGGTTTTGCATGTCTATTTTGGAGGAAGACTCCACTAAAACATAACCTTTCAAAGATTCAGGCACCAAAACAGCGTTTACCTCAATACCACTATCTTTTACCTTTCTAGCTAGCATTCTAGCCACGTTTTTCTCCTGACCTACTGAGGTCTTGAGAGCATATATGGAGTTTATACTATCTTCCATTAACCACACAACCTTATATATAATTCCATAGGTTTGGTTTATCTGACCGATACCACAAATGCTATAAGCAAAATATAGGGTATCGAGAAAATAATTATAAATAATATGTGTTTTATTTACCTTACCATTAACCGTTCTATGAAATATGAATTAATAAATATAATACCTTTCTGATTTTGAATATTTCACTATTAAATTTTTGAATTTGATGTATCTTTGAATGTCATTAAGCAGTTATCCACCTAATAACTGGGCTATAAAAGTTACGGCAAACCCTATAACTCCTATAATTATTATTCCAATACCAGTAATTTTGGCCACATTAATGAACTCATCCTTATCTGGCTTTTTCGCTACGTGCAGTACTCTTTTGCACTGATTTATAAAATTGAGAGTAGATTCCTTATAACTCATGAAAATCCCTACTTTAATAAATTCTAAAAATAAGGAGTAAAAAATGTAATTTTTACAGATGATATAGTAGTTATCTTCAGGGATTTATAAAGGTTTCCTTTAATTTCATCCACAAATAAAAAAATATGAATATATTGAGGGGGTAATTGGGGGGTAGTAATTAACTAGGTAATCAATGTGGAACATCAGATTACCGAATCTATACCATCTGTTAATTAATTGATTACTAGTTGATATTAGAAATATCAGTAAATTTAGATTAAATACACTGCATATTTCATATACTTTTAAATAAGTTTTAATCTGCTTAATTAATTTCAATTCTGGTGATTAAAATACACCATCTATGAATTCTTCCAATGCAGACTCATTAACCGATTCATTT of Methanobacterium alcaliphilum contains these proteins:
- a CDS encoding transcription elongation factor Spt5, giving the protein MEDSINSIYALKTSVGQEKNVARMLARKVKDSGIEVNAVLVPESLKGYVLVESSSKIDMQNPALKVPHLRGIVEGKNAITFEEVKRFLKPEPIIASINKGSIVELISGPFKGEKAKVVRIDESREEVVLELIEAAVPIPVTVKGDQIRIIQKEAD
- a CDS encoding protein translocase SEC61 complex subunit gamma, with amino-acid sequence MSYKESTLNFINQCKRVLHVAKKPDKDEFINVAKITGIGIIIIGVIGFAVTFIAQLLGG